The following are encoded in a window of Bradyrhizobium guangdongense genomic DNA:
- a CDS encoding DUF962 domain-containing protein: protein MGGFFQRQLAVYVEYHRDPRNTAMHVVGILLLFTGAVMPLTLVKLPLFGAEVSLAVILAVPVLIYWLLLDVALGLGILAVSIVLFSIASTVAAQVNIMAMWAIFTALIVLGLAAQTIGHKVFEGREASLFTFPSHLLLGPMFVMAKLFIALGFRRDLAAILAPLPTNSLSTR, encoded by the coding sequence ATGGGTGGCTTTTTTCAACGCCAACTTGCCGTTTATGTCGAGTACCATCGCGATCCCCGGAACACGGCGATGCATGTCGTCGGCATCCTCCTGCTGTTCACCGGCGCTGTGATGCCGCTGACGCTGGTGAAGCTGCCGCTGTTCGGTGCCGAGGTCAGCCTGGCGGTGATCCTGGCCGTGCCGGTTCTGATCTATTGGCTGCTGCTCGACGTGGCGCTCGGGCTCGGGATCCTGGCCGTTTCCATCGTGCTGTTTTCCATCGCCTCGACCGTTGCCGCGCAGGTCAACATCATGGCGATGTGGGCGATTTTCACCGCCCTGATCGTGCTCGGCCTCGCCGCGCAGACCATCGGCCACAAGGTTTTTGAGGGGCGCGAGGCCTCGTTGTTCACTTTTCCTTCGCACCTTTTGCTCGGACCGATGTTCGTCATGGCAAAATTATTCATTGCACTGGGTTTTCGTCGTGACCTTGCCGCGATTCTCGCGCCTCTTCCGACCAACTCCCTTTCAACCCGATAG
- a CDS encoding FAD-binding oxidoreductase, which yields MGTVITNNPPRPAPEALASALEQLAARFGNRLITSQAVREQHGHTTTWIVNQPPDGVVMAQETADIQDVVRICANHGVPVIPFGTGTSLEGQVNAPAGGISIDLRDMNKVLAVHAEDLDCVIQPGVTRKALNEHLRDQGLFFPIDPGADASLGGMASTRASGTNAVRYGTMRESVLALKVVRGDGEIITTGTRAKKSSAGYDLTHLFVGAEGTLGIISELTIRLRGIPDTIAAGAVSFETVHGACQAVILAIQTGIPVARIELLNAAQVQACNAYSKLTLPETPLLLLEFHGSEIEVAEQSKAFGEIAKECGGGDFSWTTKPEDRTKLWQARHDAYWSVKALRPGDSIGVVATDVCVPISRLADCVSETEEDLKRLKLLSPIVGHVGDGNFHCSLVCDTNDAAEMARGEEFMHRLVERAQAMDGTCTGEHGIGQGKQKYLKAELGPEALDAMRALKKALDPQNIFNPGKIVPEA from the coding sequence GTGGGTACTGTTATCACCAATAATCCGCCGCGGCCGGCGCCGGAAGCCCTCGCAAGCGCGCTGGAGCAGCTTGCCGCACGGTTCGGCAACCGTCTGATCACCTCGCAGGCTGTCCGCGAGCAGCACGGCCATACCACGACATGGATCGTCAACCAGCCGCCCGACGGCGTGGTGATGGCGCAGGAGACCGCCGACATCCAGGACGTGGTGAGGATCTGCGCCAACCATGGCGTGCCCGTCATTCCCTTCGGCACCGGCACCTCGCTCGAGGGCCAGGTCAATGCGCCCGCCGGCGGCATCTCGATCGATTTGCGTGACATGAACAAGGTGCTGGCGGTGCATGCCGAGGATCTCGACTGCGTGATCCAGCCCGGCGTGACCCGCAAGGCGCTCAATGAGCATCTGCGCGATCAGGGCCTGTTCTTCCCGATCGATCCCGGCGCGGACGCCTCGCTCGGCGGCATGGCCTCGACCCGCGCCTCCGGCACCAACGCGGTGCGCTACGGCACCATGCGCGAGAGCGTGCTGGCACTGAAGGTGGTGCGCGGCGACGGCGAGATCATCACCACGGGCACGCGCGCCAAGAAGTCATCGGCCGGCTACGACCTCACGCATCTGTTCGTCGGCGCCGAAGGCACGCTCGGCATCATCTCGGAGCTGACCATCCGCCTGCGCGGCATCCCCGACACGATCGCGGCCGGCGCGGTGTCGTTCGAGACAGTGCACGGGGCGTGTCAGGCGGTGATCCTGGCGATCCAGACCGGTATTCCCGTGGCGCGCATCGAGCTGCTCAATGCCGCGCAGGTGCAGGCCTGCAATGCCTATTCGAAGCTGACTTTGCCGGAGACGCCGCTGCTGCTGCTGGAGTTCCACGGCAGCGAGATCGAGGTCGCCGAGCAGTCCAAGGCCTTCGGCGAGATCGCGAAAGAATGCGGCGGCGGCGATTTCTCCTGGACCACCAAGCCGGAGGATCGCACAAAGCTGTGGCAGGCGCGGCATGATGCCTATTGGTCCGTCAAGGCGCTGCGCCCGGGCGACAGCATCGGCGTGGTCGCGACCGACGTCTGCGTGCCGATCTCGCGGCTCGCCGATTGCGTCAGCGAGACCGAGGAAGATCTCAAGCGGCTCAAGCTGCTGTCGCCGATCGTCGGCCATGTCGGCGACGGCAATTTCCACTGCTCGCTGGTGTGTGACACCAACGATGCAGCCGAAATGGCGCGCGGCGAGGAGTTCATGCATCGCCTGGTCGAGCGCGCGCAGGCGATGGACGGAACCTGCACCGGCGAGCACGGCATCGGTCAGGGCAAGCAGAAATACCTCAAGGCCGAGCTCGGCCCGGAAGCGCTGGATGCGATGCGTGCGCTGAAAAAGGCGCTCGATCCGCAAAACATCTTCAATCCCGGCAAGATCGTGCCGGAGGCGTAG
- a CDS encoding type II toxin-antitoxin system HicB family antitoxin, with translation MPHYVAIIEDAGPDDVSLWFPDLPGCISGGDDVDEALENAAEAIGFYAQDLTEDGRKLPSPRTLDQLKADPEFADAIRNHTAVLIEFPPNADGEE, from the coding sequence ATGCCTCACTACGTCGCCATCATCGAGGATGCCGGCCCCGATGACGTCAGCCTGTGGTTTCCGGACCTGCCCGGCTGCATCTCCGGCGGCGACGATGTCGACGAAGCCCTGGAGAACGCGGCCGAGGCGATCGGATTTTACGCGCAGGATCTGACCGAGGACGGGCGCAAGCTTCCCTCGCCGCGAACCCTGGACCAGCTCAAGGCCGACCCCGAATTTGCCGATGCGATCCGGAACCACACCGCCGTGCTGATCGAATTTCCTCCCAATGCCGATGGCGAGGAGTGA
- a CDS encoding thioesterase family protein, whose translation MPESAAAAATPEPFRASIMQIEPQWIDYNGHLNMAYYNVMFDRAIDQMWLQLGIGPTYMKERGGSTFTAECHVRYLREIHLGDPVQVSVWLLEADDKRLHTFEELRHATEGWLSATSENMSLHIDMGSRKVAAFPPDIRERIATVVSAHRAVPRPEGIGRNVAMPSKR comes from the coding sequence ATGCCGGAGAGTGCCGCCGCAGCCGCTACGCCTGAACCGTTCCGCGCCTCGATTATGCAGATCGAGCCGCAATGGATCGACTACAACGGCCATCTCAACATGGCCTATTACAACGTGATGTTCGACCGCGCGATCGACCAGATGTGGCTGCAGCTCGGGATCGGGCCCACCTACATGAAAGAGCGCGGCGGCTCGACCTTCACGGCCGAATGCCACGTGCGCTACTTGCGCGAGATCCATCTCGGCGATCCCGTGCAGGTCTCGGTCTGGCTGCTGGAAGCCGACGACAAGCGGCTGCATACCTTCGAGGAGCTGCGACACGCGACCGAAGGCTGGCTGTCGGCGACCTCCGAGAACATGTCGCTGCACATCGACATGGGCTCGCGCAAGGTGGCGGCGTTTCCGCCCGACATTCGCGAGCGCATTGCAACCGTCGTCAGCGCTCACCGCGCCGTGCCGCGGCCCGAGGGCATCGGCCGGAACGTGGCGATGCCCTCGAAGCGGTAG
- a CDS encoding LysR family transcriptional regulator, which yields MLDRLTSLEVFAKVAANGSLSGAARAMGLSQTMVTKHVASLEARLGVKLFHRTTRRLSITEAGRLYLESSERILADMETADAAVARERVEPRGSLRVNVPVVFGTRQIAPLIAEFSERHPEVTLELGLNDRLVDLAEEGWDLAIRIGKLRDSSMVARKLAPNRLVVCAAPSYLAKHGTPRSVGDLAAHNCLGYTLSQQASAAEWLFGADGEIRVQVSGNLRANNGDVLRAAALAGLGIARQPTFIIADDLRAGTLVALPLDQPEIQSSAVHAVYLPDRRPPAKVRAFIDFLAARFAPDPPWDRGL from the coding sequence ATGCTCGACCGGCTGACCAGCCTGGAAGTCTTCGCCAAGGTGGCGGCGAACGGCAGCCTGTCCGGCGCGGCCCGCGCGATGGGGCTGTCGCAGACCATGGTGACCAAGCACGTCGCGTCGCTGGAGGCGCGGCTCGGCGTCAAGCTGTTCCACCGCACCACGCGGCGACTGTCGATCACCGAGGCCGGCCGCCTCTATCTGGAATCGTCCGAGCGGATCCTCGCCGACATGGAGACGGCGGATGCCGCGGTCGCGCGCGAGCGGGTCGAGCCGCGCGGATCGTTGCGGGTCAACGTGCCCGTGGTATTCGGCACTCGACAGATCGCTCCCCTGATTGCCGAATTCTCCGAGCGCCACCCTGAAGTCACCCTCGAGCTCGGCCTCAATGATCGTCTCGTCGACCTCGCCGAGGAGGGTTGGGACCTCGCGATCCGCATCGGCAAGCTGCGCGACTCCAGCATGGTGGCGCGCAAGCTCGCGCCGAACCGCCTGGTCGTCTGCGCCGCGCCGTCATATCTGGCGAAGCACGGCACGCCGCGCAGCGTGGGCGATCTCGCCGCGCATAATTGTCTCGGCTACACGCTTTCGCAGCAGGCGAGCGCGGCGGAATGGCTGTTCGGGGCGGATGGCGAGATCCGCGTCCAGGTGTCGGGAAACCTGCGCGCCAACAATGGCGATGTGCTGCGCGCGGCAGCGCTGGCCGGCCTTGGCATCGCCCGGCAGCCGACCTTCATCATCGCCGATGATCTGCGGGCCGGCACGCTGGTCGCGCTGCCGCTCGACCAGCCGGAGATCCAGTCCTCCGCGGTCCATGCGGTCTACCTGCCCGATCGTCGTCCGCCGGCCAAGGTGCGCGCCTTCATCGATTTCCTCGCCGCGCGCTTTGCGCCGGACCCTCCATGGGACCGTGGCCTATGA
- a CDS encoding DUF1328 domain-containing protein, giving the protein MLGWVVTFLVIALIAGILGFGGIAGASVEIAKIIFFVAVILFLVSAVVGLARGRRI; this is encoded by the coding sequence ATGCTAGGCTGGGTCGTAACGTTTCTGGTCATCGCACTGATCGCCGGCATCCTGGGCTTTGGCGGCATCGCCGGCGCTTCCGTCGAAATCGCCAAGATCATCTTCTTCGTCGCCGTCATCCTGTTCCTGGTCTCGGCCGTGGTCGGCCTGGCGCGCGGGCGCAGGATATAG
- a CDS encoding DoxX family protein, translating into MIDSRTAPYAALALRVTLGALFLAHASLKLFVFTPAGTAKFFGSLGFPPELAYLVMTVEVLSGIALILGVWTRYAALAGIPVLLGAIFTVHGAAGFFFTNPKGGWEFPAFWAIALVAQALLGDGAFALRPSREVEAASGQLSVAPSR; encoded by the coding sequence ATGATCGATTCCCGTACTGCCCCTTACGCGGCCCTCGCGTTGCGTGTGACCTTGGGCGCCCTGTTCCTGGCCCATGCGAGCCTGAAACTGTTCGTCTTCACCCCCGCCGGCACGGCAAAGTTCTTCGGCAGCCTCGGCTTCCCGCCGGAGCTGGCCTACCTCGTGATGACGGTGGAAGTTCTCAGCGGCATTGCGCTGATCCTCGGCGTCTGGACCCGCTATGCGGCGCTGGCAGGCATTCCGGTCCTGCTCGGCGCGATCTTCACCGTGCACGGCGCGGCGGGCTTCTTCTTCACCAACCCGAAGGGCGGCTGGGAATTTCCCGCATTCTGGGCCATCGCGCTGGTCGCGCAGGCGCTGCTTGGCGATGGCGCCTTCGCATTGCGGCCCTCGCGCGAGGTCGAGGCAGCAAGCGGGCAGCTGAGCGTGGCGCCGTCGCGCTGA
- a CDS encoding SulP family inorganic anion transporter — MPHDADAKPAWPLLRSLASYSLPGDLMAGLTLAAIAIPEQMATARLGGFAPQIGFFAFMAGSFGFALLGGNRFLSCGADSTITPIFAGGLAALAATGSPEYQGFAIALALMVGAMMVAGGAFRLGGIANLLSMPVMVGFLAGISVHIIVSQLPSVLGLDSPDGPTLDRIGVLATEIGRTNPVTLCIGFGVLAVVFISEKISAKIPGALIGLVAATLATIALGLESKGVNVVGAVPGTLPRPTFPVLAPELWVRLVPLAFVVTVVVMVQTAATTRSFPSDPDQPADVDRDFLGTGAGSVLSGLFGAFPVNASPPRTGIVAETGGQSQLAGLAAALIVLALLAFGTGLLRHVPDAALGGILLFVALRIIRTRQIVTIYRQSFSEFLLIVATAALIIVLPIQQGAFLGIMLSLLHGIWSTTRARLVEFERVPGTTIWWPAHPHMTGERVEGVAVIGLQAPLSFLNAPSFRSDVAKVLGTAMPQLLVLEASGMVEIDFTAAQILLDVFKVCNAQGVTVALARLESVRAQDAFERFRLFDALPREHVFHSVDEAVHRLAR, encoded by the coding sequence ATGCCGCACGACGCCGACGCCAAGCCTGCCTGGCCGCTACTCCGATCGCTCGCCTCCTATTCCTTACCGGGCGACCTGATGGCGGGACTGACGCTGGCGGCGATCGCGATCCCCGAGCAGATGGCAACGGCGCGGCTCGGCGGCTTTGCGCCGCAGATCGGATTCTTCGCCTTCATGGCAGGCTCGTTCGGCTTTGCGCTGCTCGGCGGCAACCGCTTCCTGTCCTGCGGCGCCGATTCCACCATCACGCCGATCTTCGCCGGCGGACTTGCGGCGCTCGCCGCCACGGGCTCACCGGAATATCAGGGGTTCGCCATCGCGCTGGCCTTGATGGTCGGCGCGATGATGGTCGCGGGCGGCGCGTTCCGGCTCGGCGGTATCGCCAACCTCCTGTCGATGCCTGTGATGGTCGGCTTCCTCGCCGGCATCTCCGTCCACATCATCGTGTCGCAATTGCCGAGCGTGCTCGGGCTGGACTCGCCTGACGGCCCGACACTCGATCGCATCGGCGTGCTTGCTACCGAGATCGGCCGCACCAATCCCGTCACGCTCTGCATCGGCTTCGGCGTGCTCGCGGTGGTCTTCATCTCCGAGAAGATCAGCGCAAAAATCCCGGGCGCGCTGATCGGGCTGGTTGCCGCGACGCTGGCCACGATCGCGCTTGGCCTCGAGAGCAAGGGCGTCAACGTCGTCGGCGCCGTGCCAGGCACGCTGCCGCGACCGACCTTCCCGGTCCTTGCACCGGAGCTCTGGGTTCGCCTGGTGCCGCTCGCCTTCGTGGTCACCGTGGTGGTGATGGTGCAGACCGCGGCCACCACGCGATCGTTCCCGTCCGATCCCGACCAGCCCGCCGATGTCGACCGCGACTTCCTCGGCACCGGCGCGGGCAGCGTGCTGTCCGGCCTGTTCGGCGCCTTTCCGGTCAATGCCAGCCCGCCGCGCACGGGCATCGTCGCCGAGACCGGCGGACAATCGCAGCTCGCCGGCCTTGCGGCAGCGCTGATCGTGCTGGCGCTGCTCGCCTTCGGAACGGGATTGCTGCGCCATGTACCCGACGCAGCGCTCGGCGGCATCCTGCTGTTCGTGGCGCTGCGGATCATCCGCACCAGGCAGATCGTCACGATCTACCGCCAGTCGTTCAGCGAATTTCTGCTGATCGTCGCCACCGCCGCGCTGATCATCGTGCTGCCGATCCAGCAGGGTGCGTTCCTCGGCATCATGCTGTCGCTGCTGCACGGCATTTGGAGCACGACGCGCGCAAGGCTGGTCGAATTCGAGCGCGTGCCGGGCACCACGATCTGGTGGCCGGCGCATCCGCACATGACCGGAGAGCGCGTCGAGGGCGTTGCCGTGATCGGGCTGCAGGCGCCGCTGTCGTTCCTCAATGCGCCGAGCTTCCGGAGCGACGTGGCAAAAGTGCTCGGCACGGCAATGCCGCAACTCCTGGTGCTGGAGGCGAGCGGCATGGTCGAGATCGACTTCACCGCCGCGCAGATCCTGCTCGACGTCTTCAAGGTGTGCAACGCGCAAGGCGTCACCGTCGCGCTGGCCCGGCTGGAATCGGTGCGCGCGCAGGACGCGTTCGAGCGTTTCCGCCTTTTTGACGCCTTGCCGAGGGAGCACGTCTTCCACAGCGTGGATGAGGCCGTGCACAGGCTGGCGAGGTAA
- a CDS encoding TRAP transporter substrate-binding protein yields MALVPVSRRAFLRSSTGVTAGFVLSPAIIGRAEAATLKLKCSSSLPNDPKFANGRVYYDNLVKNLKGNGLGEQVEVAFFPDNQLGQEIDVINSVKLGVIDLMVSGSSISANLVPLVGTYDLGFLFSSFPQQTKAFDAGAAKPIEDALLKGSNIRIIAWAYNFGSRSVFAKKPVKTPEDLAGLKIRTLPNPVITECLRLMGAAATPLAFGEIYTALQAGVLDGLEHDPPTILASKFYETAKFYALTQHNFSPLAIYFSDATFNRMDPKLREGFLDAAKKAAADTRTHGLAVEKEALAALTEKGVTVAECDREAFKKRVAPQTENFIKARPESKAVIDIIRSTQA; encoded by the coding sequence ATGGCCCTCGTGCCCGTCAGCCGTCGCGCGTTCCTGAGGTCGTCGACCGGGGTGACCGCCGGTTTCGTGCTCTCTCCCGCCATCATCGGCCGCGCTGAAGCTGCAACGCTGAAGCTAAAATGCTCCTCCTCGCTGCCGAACGATCCCAAATTCGCCAACGGTCGCGTCTACTATGACAATCTCGTCAAGAATCTGAAGGGCAACGGGCTCGGCGAGCAGGTCGAGGTCGCCTTCTTTCCGGACAATCAGCTCGGGCAGGAAATCGACGTCATCAATTCGGTGAAGCTCGGCGTCATCGACCTCATGGTCTCGGGCTCGTCGATCTCGGCCAATCTGGTGCCGCTGGTCGGCACCTACGATCTCGGCTTCCTGTTCTCGAGCTTTCCGCAGCAGACCAAGGCGTTCGACGCCGGCGCCGCCAAGCCGATCGAGGACGCGCTGCTCAAGGGCAGCAACATCCGCATCATCGCCTGGGCGTATAATTTCGGCTCGCGCAGCGTGTTCGCGAAGAAGCCGGTGAAGACGCCGGAGGATCTCGCCGGTCTCAAGATCAGGACGCTGCCCAATCCAGTCATTACCGAATGCCTGCGGCTGATGGGCGCTGCCGCGACGCCGCTGGCGTTCGGCGAAATCTACACGGCGCTGCAGGCCGGCGTGCTGGACGGCCTCGAGCACGATCCTCCGACAATCCTCGCCAGCAAGTTCTATGAGACCGCGAAGTTCTACGCGCTGACGCAGCACAATTTCTCACCGCTTGCGATCTACTTCAGCGATGCGACCTTCAACCGCATGGATCCGAAGCTGCGCGAAGGCTTTCTCGACGCCGCGAAGAAGGCCGCGGCCGATACGCGGACGCACGGGCTCGCGGTCGAGAAGGAGGCACTGGCTGCGCTCACCGAGAAGGGCGTGACGGTGGCCGAATGCGACCGCGAAGCCTTCAAGAAGCGCGTGGCACCGCAGACGGAGAACTTCATCAAGGCGCGGCCGGAATCCAAGGCGGTCATCGACATCATTCGTTCGACGCAAGCCTGA
- a CDS encoding OmpA family protein, translating to MRASGHVRLAIGVALGLALLAGKAGAQTAPTRDDIVGKLNHFEEAVEVDIPALKQQVMERARARIKNDPGPVNRPLIAPDLAKLPAFNAQIQFDADTPIIQPESYQTVGRIADALVHASLLPYTFLIVGHVESNSKTREANAILSQRRADAIRDVLVNTFKISTKRLVPIGLGEEQFLDRAKPTSAVNGQLQIMTFAKLPEDAPARPAAAPPPATKKPAKRH from the coding sequence ATGCGCGCGTCCGGGCACGTCCGCCTTGCAATCGGTGTTGCGTTGGGCCTCGCTCTGCTCGCAGGCAAAGCCGGCGCGCAGACGGCACCGACCCGCGACGACATCGTCGGGAAGCTCAACCATTTCGAGGAAGCCGTCGAGGTCGACATTCCAGCACTGAAGCAGCAGGTGATGGAACGGGCCAGGGCGCGCATCAAGAACGATCCCGGTCCGGTGAACCGGCCGCTGATCGCGCCTGACCTGGCCAAGCTGCCGGCCTTCAACGCCCAGATCCAGTTCGACGCCGACACGCCGATCATCCAGCCGGAATCCTACCAGACCGTCGGCCGGATCGCCGACGCGCTGGTTCATGCCTCGCTGCTGCCCTACACGTTCCTCATCGTCGGCCACGTCGAGTCCAATTCGAAGACGCGCGAGGCCAACGCGATCCTGAGCCAGCGCCGTGCTGACGCGATCCGCGACGTGCTGGTCAACACCTTCAAGATCTCGACCAAGCGGCTTGTGCCGATCGGCCTCGGCGAAGAGCAGTTCCTCGACCGCGCGAAACCGACCTCGGCCGTCAACGGCCAGTTGCAAATCATGACCTTTGCCAAACTCCCCGAGGATGCACCGGCACGTCCCGCAGCAGCTCCTCCGCCTGCGACCAAAAAGCCCGCCAAGAGGCACTGA
- a CDS encoding ATP-dependent helicase, producing MIRMTEPSKITAVPDHQPAAGGIAARARASVGPKYLSGLNPEQREAVETLDGPVLVLAGAGTGKTRVLTTRIAHILSQGRARPAEILSVTFTNKAAREMKHRLGQMLGHAVEGMPWLGTFHSIGGRILRFHAELAQLKSNFTVLDVDDQVRLLKQLLQAENIDDKRWPARMLAGLIDGWKNRGLMPSQVPSGEAAMFANGKGGKLYASYQERLKILNAADFGDLLLENIRIFREHPDILRQYQQRFKFILVDEYQDTNVAQYLWLRLLSQAPSSTSPRLRGEVAPQSDAGEEDSPQTALVETPPHPDLLPASGEKEKTKNICCVGDDDQSIYGWRGAEVDNILRFEHDFPGAKVIRLERNYRSTGHILAAASHLIAHNEGRLGKTLRTEDVEGEKVTVTGSWDSEEEARGIGEEIEQLQRQGEKLNEIAILVRASYQMREFEDRFVTLGLPYRVIGGPRFYERAEIRDALAYLRVINSPADDLAFERIVNVPKRGLGDATVQMLHDHARKRRVPLFDAARAVVETDELKPKARGSLRDLVAQFDRWRAQREVTAHTDLAQIVLDESGYTEMWQKDRSADAAGRLENLKELVRSMEEFENLQGFLEHISLVMDREGGAEDDAVSLMTLHSAKGLEFDNVFLPGWEEGLFPSQRTLDEQGRAGLEEERRLGHVGLTRARRRAMIYFATNRRIHGTWSTTIPSRFLDELPAANVEITESKGGSAWGGTGGYGASRFDDMEAFGSSYSTPGWQRAQANRNRGGGRNGGRSGGFEEEAATFSSSSSSGPDFGSFSSRRRGPLTIEGELIAKSTGTTSEFSLSDRVFHQKFGYGRVTKIDGNKLTIAFDKAGEKKVVDSFVQRA from the coding sequence ATGATTCGCATGACCGAGCCGAGCAAGATCACAGCCGTTCCCGACCACCAGCCCGCAGCCGGCGGCATCGCCGCGCGTGCGCGCGCCTCGGTGGGCCCGAAATACCTCTCCGGGCTCAATCCCGAGCAGCGCGAGGCAGTGGAGACGCTGGACGGACCGGTCCTGGTGCTGGCCGGCGCCGGCACCGGCAAGACGCGCGTGCTGACGACGCGCATCGCCCACATCCTGAGCCAGGGCCGCGCACGGCCGGCCGAGATCCTGTCGGTGACCTTCACCAACAAGGCCGCGCGCGAGATGAAGCACCGGCTCGGCCAGATGCTCGGCCACGCCGTCGAAGGCATGCCGTGGCTCGGCACCTTCCACTCCATCGGCGGCCGCATCCTGCGCTTCCACGCCGAGCTCGCGCAGCTCAAGTCGAATTTCACCGTGCTTGACGTCGATGATCAGGTGCGCCTGCTCAAGCAGCTGCTGCAGGCCGAGAACATCGACGACAAGCGCTGGCCGGCGCGCATGCTGGCCGGCTTGATCGACGGCTGGAAAAACCGCGGCTTGATGCCATCACAGGTGCCGTCGGGCGAAGCCGCGATGTTCGCCAACGGCAAGGGCGGCAAGCTCTATGCGAGCTACCAGGAGCGGCTGAAGATCCTGAACGCCGCCGATTTCGGCGACCTGCTGCTGGAAAACATCAGGATCTTCCGCGAGCATCCTGACATCCTCAGGCAGTATCAGCAGCGCTTCAAGTTCATCCTGGTCGACGAGTACCAGGACACCAACGTCGCGCAATATCTGTGGCTGCGGCTGCTGTCGCAGGCGCCCTCTTCGACCTCTCCCCGCCTGCGGGGTGAGGTCGCACCGCAAAGCGATGCGGGTGAGGAGGACTCTCCGCAGACCGCGCTCGTGGAGACTCCCCCTCATCCCGACCTTCTCCCCGCAAGCGGGGAGAAGGAGAAGACCAAAAACATCTGCTGCGTCGGCGACGACGATCAGTCGATCTATGGCTGGCGCGGCGCCGAGGTCGACAACATCCTGCGCTTCGAGCACGATTTTCCGGGCGCCAAGGTCATCCGCCTCGAGCGCAACTACCGCTCGACCGGCCACATCCTCGCCGCCGCCTCGCACCTGATCGCGCACAATGAAGGCCGGCTCGGCAAGACGCTGCGCACCGAGGACGTCGAGGGCGAGAAGGTTACCGTCACCGGCTCCTGGGATTCGGAAGAGGAAGCGCGCGGCATCGGCGAGGAAATCGAGCAGCTGCAGCGCCAGGGCGAGAAGCTCAATGAGATCGCGATCCTGGTGCGCGCGTCCTACCAGATGCGCGAGTTCGAAGACCGCTTCGTCACGCTCGGCCTGCCCTATCGTGTCATCGGCGGTCCACGCTTCTACGAGCGCGCCGAAATCCGCGACGCGCTGGCGTACTTGCGCGTGATCAATTCGCCGGCGGACGATCTCGCCTTCGAGCGCATCGTCAACGTGCCCAAGCGCGGCCTCGGCGATGCCACCGTGCAGATGCTGCACGACCATGCCCGCAAGCGCCGCGTCCCGCTGTTCGACGCGGCGCGCGCGGTGGTCGAGACCGACGAGCTGAAGCCGAAGGCGCGCGGCAGCTTGCGCGATCTCGTCGCCCAGTTCGACCGCTGGCGCGCCCAGCGCGAGGTCACCGCACACACCGATCTCGCCCAGATCGTGCTCGACGAGAGCGGCTACACCGAGATGTGGCAGAAGGACCGTTCGGCCGACGCCGCGGGCCGGCTCGAGAATCTGAAAGAACTCGTGCGCTCGATGGAGGAATTCGAGAACCTGCAAGGCTTCCTCGAACACATCTCGCTGGTGATGGACCGCGAGGGCGGCGCCGAGGACGACGCCGTGTCGTTGATGACGCTGCACTCCGCCAAGGGCCTCGAATTCGACAACGTGTTCCTGCCGGGCTGGGAGGAAGGCCTGTTCCCGAGCCAGCGCACGCTGGACGAACAGGGCCGCGCCGGGCTCGAGGAGGAGCGCCGGCTCGGCCATGTCGGCCTGACCCGCGCCCGCCGCCGCGCCATGATCTATTTCGCGACCAACCGCCGGATCCATGGCACCTGGTCGACCACGATCCCCTCGCGCTTCCTCGACGAGCTGCCGGCGGCCAATGTCGAGATCACGGAATCCAAGGGCGGCTCGGCCTGGGGCGGCACCGGCGGCTACGGCGCCTCCCGCTTCGACGACATGGAGGCGTTCGGCTCGAGCTATTCGACGCCGGGCTGGCAGCGCGCCCAGGCGAACCGCAATCGCGGCGGCGGCCGCAATGGCGGCAGAAGCGGCGGCTTCGAGGAAGAGGCCGCGACGTTCTCGTCCTCATCGTCATCCGGCCCCGATTTCGGCAGCTTCTCCTCGCGCCGCCGCGGCCCGCTGACGATCGAGGGCGAGCTGATCGCCAAATCGACCGGCACGACCTCGGAGTTCTCGCTGTCCGACCGCGTCTTCCACCAGAAATTCGGCTACGGCCGTGTCACCAAGATCGACGGCAACAAGCTCACCATCGCCTTCGACAAGGCCGGCGAGAAGAAGGTCGTGGACAGCTTTGTCCAGCGGGCGTGA